Proteins encoded within one genomic window of Gracilimonas sp.:
- a CDS encoding DUF255 domain-containing protein, with protein MKKKNIFIIVVSIFLGVFVYVSLSNVQAPVNDNSPEWIPIHEAQQMAASSDKLIFVDVYEIGCKYCRAMDREVFPDSTVRQVMDANYIPVRIDGNSMEKIQFNGKEIAAKDFAQSKGAYVFPTSLILDVEGNVIKKKTGYMGVDEFRQFLYQ; from the coding sequence ATGAAAAAGAAGAATATTTTCATAATAGTGGTAAGCATTTTCTTAGGGGTCTTTGTGTATGTTTCATTGAGTAATGTACAGGCCCCGGTTAATGATAACTCTCCGGAATGGATCCCAATTCACGAAGCTCAGCAAATGGCAGCTTCCTCTGACAAACTTATTTTTGTGGATGTTTATGAAATTGGCTGCAAATACTGCAGGGCTATGGATCGGGAGGTGTTTCCGGATTCTACAGTAAGGCAGGTGATGGATGCCAACTACATTCCGGTTCGAATAGACGGAAACTCTATGGAGAAGATTCAATTTAACGGAAAGGAAATAGCCGCTAAAGATTTTGCGCAAAGCAAAGGGGCTTATGTATTTCCGACGTCCCTGATTTTGGATGTAGAAGGAAACGTTATTAAGAAAAAAACCGGTTATATGGGCGTGGATGAATTCAGACAATTTTTATATCAATAA
- the dxs gene encoding 1-deoxy-D-xylulose-5-phosphate synthase produces MDHKQPKPGKLLANINSPSDLKKLKPIQLQDVCDELRQYIIDMVSVNGGHFGASLGVVELTTALHYVYDTPKDLLVWDVGHQAYGHKILTGRRDQFHTNRVYGGLSGFPKRSESEYDTFGVGHSSTSISAALGMAVARDLDKSDKKVVAVIGDGAMTAGLAFEAMNNAGAMNSDILVILNDNNMSIDPNVGALKEYLADITTSKTFNKMRDDIYDMLGHFKSAGEKMRKVASRLEKAMTAALTPGSLFRALGFKYYGPTDGHDVDGLRGILEDLKDVKGPKLLHIVTVKGKGFAPAEREQTKWHASSSPFDKITGKSLVAPKPTASKSAPKYQDVFGEALVELASNDERIVSMTPAMPSGSSLLPMMNTFPERAFDVGIAEQHAVTFAAGLAAEGKKPFCAIYSSFLQRGYDQLVHDVAIQNLPVVFCIDRAGLVGADGPTHHGAYDISFMRAIPNMVISSPLNEQDLRDMMFTASNYDEASWAIRYPRGRATGMQVQEGFKSIEIGKGVQLREGEDVVILSFGPIGKYAIEAAEKLSGEGIEIGHYDMRFAKPLDVDLVDEVCRKYEHIITLEDGSQLGGFGSAVAEYIAEKPDRPTLKIMGIPDRIIEHGTQEELHEEIGIGVVGIIHSVKQKTHLKV; encoded by the coding sequence ATGGATCATAAACAACCCAAACCGGGGAAACTGCTGGCAAATATCAATTCCCCATCTGATCTTAAAAAGCTGAAGCCCATACAACTTCAAGATGTATGCGACGAACTTCGTCAATACATCATAGATATGGTTTCTGTAAATGGAGGCCATTTTGGCGCCAGTTTGGGAGTAGTGGAATTAACTACGGCCCTTCATTATGTGTACGATACTCCAAAAGATCTGTTAGTATGGGATGTAGGGCATCAGGCATATGGACATAAGATTTTGACAGGCCGGCGCGATCAGTTTCACACAAATCGGGTTTATGGGGGATTATCAGGTTTTCCCAAACGTTCTGAAAGTGAATATGATACTTTTGGTGTAGGGCATTCAAGTACTTCTATTTCTGCGGCTTTGGGAATGGCTGTTGCCCGTGATCTCGATAAGTCTGACAAGAAAGTGGTCGCTGTAATCGGCGATGGAGCTATGACCGCCGGGCTTGCATTTGAAGCCATGAATAATGCCGGCGCTATGAACAGTGATATTTTGGTTATTCTGAATGACAATAATATGTCGATTGACCCCAATGTTGGTGCACTTAAAGAATATTTAGCCGATATCACCACCAGTAAGACGTTTAATAAAATGAGGGATGATATCTATGATATGTTGGGGCATTTCAAATCGGCGGGGGAGAAAATGAGGAAGGTGGCGTCGAGACTTGAAAAAGCTATGACGGCTGCACTAACACCCGGATCTTTATTCCGGGCGCTCGGTTTTAAATATTACGGTCCCACAGACGGGCATGATGTAGATGGTCTCCGCGGTATCTTAGAAGACCTGAAAGATGTAAAAGGCCCGAAATTACTTCATATTGTTACCGTAAAAGGAAAAGGATTTGCTCCGGCTGAACGGGAGCAAACCAAATGGCACGCATCCAGCAGCCCGTTTGATAAAATTACTGGGAAATCCTTGGTTGCCCCCAAGCCGACAGCCTCAAAGTCAGCTCCTAAATATCAGGATGTATTTGGTGAAGCATTGGTTGAGCTTGCTTCCAACGATGAACGAATTGTAAGTATGACCCCGGCCATGCCCAGCGGCTCCAGCCTGCTGCCAATGATGAATACTTTCCCGGAGCGTGCGTTTGATGTGGGTATTGCCGAACAACATGCTGTTACTTTTGCTGCGGGATTGGCAGCCGAAGGTAAAAAACCATTTTGTGCTATTTACTCATCTTTTTTGCAACGAGGATATGATCAGTTAGTTCACGATGTGGCGATCCAAAACCTTCCGGTGGTTTTTTGCATTGACCGTGCCGGATTAGTGGGCGCTGATGGGCCGACACATCACGGGGCGTATGATATTTCCTTTATGAGAGCGATTCCGAATATGGTTATTTCGTCTCCTTTGAATGAGCAGGACTTACGGGATATGATGTTCACTGCTTCTAATTATGATGAAGCCTCGTGGGCCATTCGCTATCCCCGGGGCAGAGCTACAGGCATGCAAGTTCAAGAAGGGTTTAAATCAATTGAAATTGGAAAAGGAGTTCAATTGAGAGAGGGAGAAGATGTTGTCATTCTGAGCTTTGGGCCGATTGGGAAATATGCCATAGAAGCAGCCGAAAAATTATCAGGAGAGGGTATTGAGATCGGGCATTATGATATGCGCTTTGCTAAACCGCTTGATGTTGATTTGGTGGATGAAGTGTGCCGGAAATATGAGCATATCATAACTTTGGAAGATGGCTCACAGTTGGGTGGTTTTGGCAGTGCAGTTGCTGAATATATTGCCGAAAAGCCGGATCGGCCGACCCTTAAAATAATGGGCATTCCTGATCGTATAATAGAACACGGCACACAGGAAGAACTCCATGAGGAAATTGGAATTGGTGTTGTCGGAATCATACACAGCGTAAAACAAAAAACTCACTTGAAGGTATAA
- the ftsY gene encoding signal recognition particle-docking protein FtsY — protein MGFLEKLGLKKKEKLDEGVEKSRDGLLNKIGKAFVGKDKVDDAILDDLEEILITSDVGVNTTIEIIKKIEARVAKDKYVTQDELQTMLREEIVDLLENNAPDKPAEFEAEFPVKPHIILVVGVNGVGKTTTIGKLAHLYKKAGKKVIMGAADTFRAAAVDQLKIWSERADVPIIQQGQNADPASVAYDTVAAAKARGSDVALIDTAGRLHNKKALMEELAKIKRVMGKVVEGAPHEVILVLDASTGQNALQQARAFTETVDITGLALTKLDGTAKGGIVIGVSHELNVPVKYIGLGEKIEDLQVFDRADFVNALFGE, from the coding sequence ATGGGATTTCTCGAAAAATTAGGACTTAAGAAAAAAGAGAAGCTGGATGAAGGCGTTGAAAAAAGTCGCGATGGCTTGCTCAACAAAATCGGTAAGGCATTTGTCGGAAAAGACAAAGTTGATGATGCCATCCTGGATGACCTCGAGGAAATTCTTATTACTTCCGATGTCGGTGTAAACACCACCATCGAGATTATTAAGAAAATTGAAGCCCGGGTAGCCAAAGATAAATACGTGACCCAAGATGAGCTTCAGACCATGCTCCGTGAAGAAATTGTAGACCTGCTCGAAAACAACGCCCCTGACAAGCCCGCTGAGTTTGAAGCTGAGTTTCCCGTAAAACCGCACATCATTTTAGTGGTTGGTGTAAATGGTGTGGGCAAGACTACCACTATTGGAAAACTGGCTCATCTCTATAAAAAAGCCGGTAAAAAAGTGATCATGGGAGCCGCTGACACCTTCCGCGCTGCTGCTGTTGATCAGCTTAAGATCTGGAGTGAACGAGCAGATGTCCCGATCATCCAACAGGGACAAAATGCTGACCCGGCTTCAGTGGCATACGATACCGTTGCAGCGGCTAAAGCCCGCGGCAGTGATGTAGCCTTAATCGATACCGCCGGACGTCTTCATAACAAAAAAGCGCTGATGGAAGAATTAGCCAAGATCAAACGGGTTATGGGCAAAGTGGTAGAAGGAGCCCCTCATGAAGTCATCCTGGTTCTGGACGCCTCCACCGGGCAAAATGCCCTTCAACAAGCACGGGCTTTTACCGAAACAGTTGATATCACGGGCTTGGCGCTTACAAAATTAGACGGGACAGCAAAGGGAGGGATTGTAATTGGCGTTTCGCACGAATTGAATGTACCGGTTAAGTATATCGGACTTGGTGAAAAAATTGAAGACTTGCAGGTATTTGACCGTGCTGATTTTGTGAATGCTTTGTTCGGGGAATAA
- a CDS encoding helix-turn-helix domain-containing protein: MPKKIGNLTLYSVDDLHEQLGISKMTLRTYLREGRIRGRKLGVSWYVTEEAIREYFEEPQPDSGTTQKKKNKKKQYRYIVQGINDLVSETEECETIDEVIQILNEQAIISLFQIRIVNRETDEITEIIKARDFLDKHAKA; encoded by the coding sequence ATGCCTAAAAAAATTGGAAATCTTACCCTTTATTCCGTTGATGATCTGCATGAACAACTCGGAATTTCAAAAATGACCCTTCGCACCTACCTGCGCGAAGGCCGAATTCGCGGCCGTAAATTGGGGGTGAGTTGGTATGTGACCGAAGAGGCCATCCGGGAATATTTTGAAGAGCCTCAGCCGGACTCCGGCACTACCCAAAAAAAGAAGAACAAAAAAAAACAGTATCGATACATTGTTCAGGGCATCAATGATCTTGTGAGTGAAACTGAAGAATGTGAAACCATTGATGAAGTTATTCAGATATTGAACGAGCAAGCTATTATCAGTTTATTCCAGATTCGCATTGTGAACCGGGAGACAGATGAGATCACAGAAATCATTAAAGCCAGAGATTTTTTAGACAAACATGCTAAAGCTTAA
- a CDS encoding PQQ-dependent sugar dehydrogenase, producing the protein MKKITANMGMVLAIFLIAAGCNGQAGDQAQKPPAEDLQVEAEKVASGIQIGWGIAFLPDGDMLVTEKSGSLYRIQDGEIIAEITEGIPSTLHVNGQGGFLDIELHPNYEENGWIYFSHSSSAGEGEGSNTAIIRAKLENDALVDTEVLYKAEPNSTRGQHYGSRIVFDNEGYLFFSIGDRGNRDVNPQDLSRDGGKIYRLNDDGSIPSDNPFVGEDGVKEATYSYGHRNPQGMALNPESGVLWANEHGPRGGDEVNIIEPGNNYGWPVISYGINYNGTEFAEDTARVGMEQPILYWDPSIAPAGMAFITSDKYPGWEGDLLVASLKFSYIAHLDVEGNEILGETKLVEGVGRIRAIEEGPDGYIYFTAEGDGVYRLVPSED; encoded by the coding sequence ATGAAAAAAATTACTGCTAATATGGGCATGGTATTAGCGATCTTTTTGATTGCAGCCGGCTGCAATGGACAAGCCGGAGACCAAGCCCAAAAACCACCGGCTGAAGATTTGCAAGTGGAAGCTGAAAAGGTAGCATCCGGAATCCAGATTGGATGGGGCATTGCTTTTCTGCCTGATGGTGATATGCTGGTAACAGAAAAGTCAGGCTCTTTATACAGAATTCAAGATGGAGAAATTATTGCTGAAATTACTGAGGGAATTCCATCAACACTTCATGTAAACGGACAGGGTGGGTTTTTGGATATAGAGCTTCATCCCAATTATGAAGAAAATGGCTGGATATATTTCTCCCATTCATCAAGTGCGGGCGAAGGGGAAGGAAGTAACACGGCTATAATCCGCGCTAAACTTGAAAACGATGCATTAGTAGATACGGAAGTGCTTTATAAGGCTGAGCCAAATTCAACCCGAGGACAACATTACGGCAGTCGCATTGTTTTTGACAACGAGGGATATTTGTTTTTCTCGATTGGAGACCGTGGTAACCGCGACGTAAACCCTCAAGACCTATCCAGGGATGGCGGTAAGATTTATCGGTTGAATGATGACGGAAGCATTCCCTCAGACAACCCTTTTGTGGGTGAAGACGGGGTTAAAGAAGCTACATACTCTTATGGGCACCGAAACCCCCAGGGAATGGCCTTAAATCCTGAAAGCGGAGTATTGTGGGCGAACGAACATGGGCCTCGCGGCGGTGATGAAGTGAATATAATTGAGCCTGGTAATAATTACGGATGGCCGGTTATCAGCTATGGCATCAATTATAATGGAACCGAATTTGCAGAAGACACTGCCAGGGTAGGAATGGAACAACCGATTTTGTATTGGGATCCATCTATCGCCCCTGCCGGAATGGCTTTTATCACAAGTGATAAATACCCGGGATGGGAAGGCGATTTATTAGTTGCATCGCTCAAATTTTCCTATATAGCGCATTTAGATGTGGAAGGAAATGAAATTCTTGGTGAGACAAAACTGGTAGAAGGTGTAGGCAGAATTCGTGCCATTGAAGAAGGTCCGGATGGCTATATTTACTTTACCGCTGAAGGCGACGGGGTTTATCGTTTAGTGCCGTCTGAAGATTAA
- the xseB gene encoding exodeoxyribonuclease VII small subunit, with protein sequence MSEKERLSFEEALKKLESIVEQLEDEDITLEDSVKLYEEGVKMSKFCTEILEQAELRIEQVNEANTQ encoded by the coding sequence ATGTCAGAAAAGGAACGACTTAGCTTCGAAGAGGCTTTAAAGAAATTGGAATCTATAGTGGAACAACTTGAAGACGAAGACATTACACTGGAGGATTCCGTTAAACTGTACGAGGAAGGCGTTAAAATGTCTAAATTTTGCACGGAAATTCTTGAGCAAGCCGAGCTTCGTATAGAACAGGTAAACGAAGCTAATACGCAGTAA
- a CDS encoding CDP-alcohol phosphatidyltransferase family protein, with amino-acid sequence MASTTQNIDGKKVQVTGRVLTWSNTISFTRILVAFPVVYLHYQNNFQVDTAILILIAYGVISDYLDGFIARKTNTISELGKMIDPIADKLCALVLFIYTVWIGWIPLWFLIVAVIRDVLIMLGSYYIKKKYDKVAMAIMSGKISVNVLALYWISVFFFPEAQSTHMFLMACSVTLMVISWIDYFNRYRLIMRGAKFN; translated from the coding sequence TTGGCTAGTACAACTCAAAATATAGACGGCAAAAAAGTTCAGGTTACCGGACGAGTCCTCACTTGGTCTAATACCATTTCTTTTACCCGCATATTGGTTGCCTTTCCGGTTGTGTATTTGCACTATCAAAATAATTTCCAAGTAGATACTGCCATATTAATTTTGATTGCCTATGGTGTCATATCAGATTATCTGGATGGTTTCATTGCACGAAAGACCAATACTATTTCTGAACTTGGCAAGATGATTGACCCTATTGCCGATAAGCTCTGTGCCTTGGTACTTTTTATTTATACAGTATGGATTGGCTGGATCCCGCTCTGGTTTTTGATTGTTGCCGTGATCCGGGATGTCTTAATCATGTTGGGCTCATACTATATTAAAAAGAAATATGATAAAGTAGCCATGGCAATCATGTCCGGAAAAATTTCAGTAAATGTTTTAGCACTATACTGGATTTCGGTATTTTTCTTTCCTGAGGCTCAAAGCACACACATGTTTTTGATGGCGTGTTCGGTAACTTTAATGGTCATATCTTGGATCGATTACTTTAATCGCTACCGCCTGATTATGCGCGGGGCAAAATTCAATTAG
- a CDS encoding amidohydrolase family protein produces the protein MKKSILTIVLAFVFSSPLWAQQLEHKNYAFVNGHLVDQESEEIVKNAMILVSEGKIERIIRGENQAPEGYNSIDLDGKYILSGFMDAHTHLSSMSAAERALHSGVTTVRSSSVSYFQDVAIKNLVDNNYLAGPDMIPAGIFVTPDLGESILADPELASLFNGVTSEEALRKLVRVNVERGAMFIKTRGTERAGLPNTDPRKQTYSQEQLKVVVDEAAKYDVPIQIHAHGDEGSYAAVRAGARSIEHGTYLSEQTLKLMAEKGTFFVPTFSTVYDLTQPGGDYDNPILRNRGRHMLPELEETVKKARELGVTIVTGADTGYGPNSLTRVSHEMTFFVEMGFSPFEALRAATTDAARLLQIDDKTGQIAPGFEADLVVLNSNPIEDIKSTQDVILVMSNGHLVLNRLPYRLKE, from the coding sequence ATGAAAAAATCCATTCTTACTATAGTCCTTGCATTTGTATTTAGCAGCCCTCTTTGGGCTCAACAACTTGAACATAAAAATTATGCATTTGTAAATGGGCACCTTGTTGATCAAGAAAGTGAAGAGATAGTTAAAAATGCGATGATATTAGTATCCGAAGGAAAAATTGAGAGAATTATCCGCGGTGAAAATCAAGCCCCGGAAGGATATAATTCCATAGATTTAGATGGCAAGTATATACTTTCAGGTTTCATGGATGCCCACACCCACCTTAGTTCTATGTCTGCCGCTGAACGAGCTTTGCACTCCGGCGTCACGACTGTAAGAAGCTCAAGCGTGTCTTATTTCCAGGATGTAGCGATTAAAAATTTAGTTGATAATAACTATTTGGCCGGGCCGGATATGATACCAGCCGGCATATTCGTAACCCCTGATTTAGGTGAAAGTATTTTGGCGGACCCTGAACTTGCTTCACTTTTTAATGGTGTGACCAGTGAAGAAGCTCTGCGGAAGCTTGTCAGGGTCAATGTTGAACGAGGAGCGATGTTCATTAAGACAAGGGGAACGGAAAGAGCCGGTTTGCCAAATACGGACCCCCGCAAGCAAACGTATTCTCAGGAACAGCTGAAAGTTGTTGTAGATGAGGCTGCCAAGTATGATGTCCCAATCCAGATTCATGCCCATGGAGATGAAGGTTCATACGCAGCGGTTCGGGCGGGAGCAAGGAGTATAGAACATGGAACTTATTTAAGTGAGCAAACACTGAAGCTAATGGCCGAAAAGGGAACATTTTTTGTACCAACTTTCAGTACAGTGTATGATCTAACACAGCCCGGCGGCGATTATGATAATCCCATTCTCAGAAACCGCGGAAGACACATGTTGCCGGAATTGGAAGAAACAGTAAAAAAAGCACGAGAACTGGGAGTAACGATTGTTACCGGGGCAGATACCGGTTATGGACCAAACAGCCTTACACGCGTTAGCCATGAAATGACCTTTTTTGTAGAAATGGGCTTTTCCCCTTTTGAGGCATTACGGGCGGCAACAACAGATGCAGCCAGGTTATTGCAAATTGATGACAAAACCGGCCAAATTGCCCCGGGATTTGAGGCAGACCTGGTTGTCCTAAACAGCAACCCGATTGAAGATATAAAATCTACTCAGGATGTTATCCTGGTTATGAGTAATGGGCATCTTGTTCTAAACAGGTTGCCTTATAGGCTGAAAGAATAA
- a CDS encoding DNA internalization-related competence protein ComEC/Rec2: MERRSSYQFPFSRYPAVRIALMLIAGILFFYFYNPSHSLVTSFFAFSAITYGLIEWRNTYVISAFLTNLSSFAFLLTIIAFGVFRMSIDSEKETSETIRLLQVFSWEEVQITGTIQSISKTAAEKVRWDVSVEETIFGQVSSSQKYIARILADELSVKPTLGDEVVFTGTIIPISEKRNPQDFDYKGYLQSQGISVQIKAVDLHKIIPNDELTEWVWWREKALDLVDKNFNEATAPIAKALLVGYKQDLDSESKAAFARAGLSHIMAVSGLHVGFIVAPFWVIIPYFWTRKHGSKVGLALLIILLFCYAGITGFSPSVMRASVMAGFLSYGKLFHRINDSINLTAAAAIALLIINPAQLFEIGFQLSFSAVLIILLILPVIQNILPYWVRVRWYGKPLMVVIVSLVVQFGLYPLQVYYFGEISLVSPIANALFVPFLGIVVPLSLVALFIAAVLPGLGFILNYPSFLFLGWMSDFVNIASTWDWAWTTASLKSNLIFVLWLLVIFTISSWQITALRWKLSIGILMTACLMLSFHVIQKTQPAKLKVTFFDVGQGDAALLSTPSGKHILIDAGIWSPGYNSGKSVIVPHLKSSGIEKLDAVILSHPHADHIGGIPDLIEEVPINVIYDSGYEYDSNLYQRYKTLAREKSIPVKPLQSGDTLGIDPAMLFLILGPDGKFYNSDPNEHSVVLNVIYGESEFLFTGDAGENQEERLVRNYGDLLDTDLLKVGHHGSRTSSGVAFLNYVTPEKALVSLAENNRFRHPHKEALQRLSQTEAQVLFTSRERAIIFESDGENIKRVGW; the protein is encoded by the coding sequence ATGGAGCGACGATCATCATATCAATTTCCATTTAGCAGATATCCGGCGGTCAGAATTGCCTTAATGCTGATCGCGGGCATTCTGTTTTTTTATTTTTATAACCCCTCTCATTCTCTGGTTACAAGTTTTTTTGCTTTTTCAGCAATTACCTATGGCCTCATAGAATGGCGAAATACCTATGTAATCAGCGCATTTCTCACAAATCTAAGCTCCTTTGCCTTTCTTCTGACAATCATTGCTTTTGGCGTTTTTCGAATGAGCATTGACTCAGAAAAGGAGACCTCCGAAACCATACGGTTGCTCCAGGTCTTTTCCTGGGAAGAAGTTCAGATAACGGGTACGATTCAATCCATTTCTAAAACGGCTGCCGAAAAAGTACGATGGGATGTTTCGGTTGAGGAAACAATTTTTGGACAGGTTTCTTCTTCCCAAAAATATATAGCACGGATTTTGGCAGACGAGCTGTCTGTAAAGCCCACGCTGGGAGACGAAGTGGTATTCACGGGTACGATTATTCCCATTTCCGAAAAACGAAACCCTCAGGATTTTGACTATAAAGGTTACTTACAATCACAGGGAATTTCGGTGCAGATAAAAGCGGTCGATCTTCATAAAATTATACCTAATGATGAGCTGACAGAATGGGTTTGGTGGCGGGAGAAAGCTTTAGACTTGGTGGATAAAAACTTTAACGAAGCAACGGCACCCATTGCCAAGGCTTTGTTGGTTGGCTATAAGCAGGATTTGGACTCCGAATCTAAAGCAGCTTTTGCCCGGGCGGGGCTTTCTCATATTATGGCTGTTTCGGGTTTACACGTGGGCTTTATCGTGGCCCCGTTCTGGGTTATAATTCCATATTTCTGGACCAGGAAACACGGTAGTAAAGTTGGGCTGGCTCTGCTGATTATATTGCTGTTTTGTTATGCGGGAATCACGGGGTTTTCCCCTTCAGTTATGCGGGCATCCGTAATGGCAGGGTTTCTGAGTTACGGCAAATTGTTTCATCGCATAAATGATTCGATAAACCTGACGGCAGCGGCAGCAATTGCTCTTTTAATCATCAATCCGGCTCAGCTGTTTGAAATTGGGTTCCAGTTATCTTTTTCAGCGGTACTGATAATTTTGTTAATCCTGCCTGTAATACAAAACATCCTTCCTTATTGGGTCAGAGTTCGCTGGTATGGGAAACCCTTGATGGTAGTTATTGTATCATTGGTGGTTCAATTTGGCCTTTATCCTCTGCAAGTATATTATTTTGGGGAAATTTCATTAGTAAGCCCCATAGCCAATGCCCTGTTCGTTCCGTTTTTGGGGATAGTAGTCCCTCTTTCATTAGTTGCACTGTTTATAGCAGCAGTTCTTCCGGGCCTTGGTTTTATCCTAAACTACCCTTCATTTCTTTTCTTAGGATGGATGAGTGATTTTGTAAATATAGCGTCAACATGGGATTGGGCGTGGACAACCGCTAGCCTGAAAAGTAATCTCATTTTTGTGCTTTGGCTGTTAGTGATATTCACCATTTCTTCCTGGCAAATTACAGCTCTTAGATGGAAATTAAGCATCGGGATCTTAATGACGGCTTGTTTAATGTTGTCATTTCACGTAATTCAGAAAACTCAACCCGCCAAACTTAAGGTCACTTTTTTTGATGTGGGTCAAGGTGATGCTGCCCTGCTAAGCACCCCTTCCGGAAAGCATATTTTGATTGACGCTGGAATTTGGTCTCCCGGTTATAACAGTGGGAAATCCGTTATTGTTCCACATCTGAAATCATCCGGAATTGAAAAACTGGATGCCGTGATTCTCAGTCATCCGCATGCTGATCATATTGGAGGGATTCCGGATTTAATAGAAGAAGTGCCCATTAATGTGATCTATGATTCAGGCTATGAGTATGATTCTAATCTTTATCAAAGGTATAAGACTTTGGCCCGGGAGAAATCAATCCCTGTCAAACCTCTTCAATCAGGGGATACTTTGGGAATAGATCCGGCGATGCTGTTTTTAATTTTAGGGCCCGACGGTAAATTTTATAATTCTGATCCCAACGAACACTCTGTGGTTTTGAATGTTATCTATGGTGAATCAGAGTTTTTGTTCACCGGCGATGCAGGCGAAAATCAAGAAGAAAGGCTGGTACGTAATTATGGAGACCTATTAGATACAGACTTACTGAAAGTGGGCCATCACGGCAGCAGAACCAGCTCAGGGGTTGCTTTTCTGAACTATGTGACCCCCGAAAAGGCATTGGTTTCCCTTGCTGAGAATAACCGGTTTCGGCATCCTCATAAAGAAGCTCTGCAACGATTAAGCCAAACAGAAGCTCAGGTGTTATTCACAAGCCGAGAACGAGCTATTATTTTTGAATCGGACGGGGAAAACATTAAAAGGGTTGGTTGGTGA
- a CDS encoding NUDIX hydrolase produces the protein MNEHKLLVEKKLTSKEVFKGKLLHVFYDEAKLPDGGVSSREWIKHPGACAVVPVFKNGDLMMIRQFRYPMSQIFWEVPAGKIDFGETEDQTALRELQEEAGVKTGDFAYIGHFYPCIGYSDEVIHIYVAWNLAQTAQKVDEDEFVTKERIPFKEAVKMVHSGEINDGKTVICLLRAWKWWQGEGPFKLTK, from the coding sequence ATGAACGAGCATAAATTACTGGTCGAAAAAAAGCTGACATCAAAAGAAGTTTTTAAGGGAAAACTGCTTCATGTTTTTTATGATGAAGCGAAACTGCCGGACGGAGGGGTATCATCACGCGAATGGATTAAACATCCGGGTGCCTGCGCAGTAGTACCGGTTTTTAAAAATGGGGATTTGATGATGATTCGACAGTTTCGCTATCCCATGTCGCAGATATTTTGGGAAGTTCCTGCCGGTAAAATTGATTTCGGAGAAACGGAAGACCAAACGGCTTTGAGAGAATTACAGGAAGAGGCCGGCGTGAAAACCGGCGACTTTGCTTATATCGGGCATTTCTATCCCTGCATTGGCTATTCGGATGAAGTGATCCATATTTATGTGGCTTGGAATTTAGCGCAGACTGCTCAAAAAGTAGATGAGGATGAATTTGTAACCAAAGAGCGAATTCCTTTTAAAGAAGCGGTAAAGATGGTTCACTCCGGAGAGATCAATGACGGGAAAACGGTGATTTGCTTGTTACGGGCATGGAAGTGGTGGCAGGGCGAAGGACCGTTTAAATTAACTAAATAG